Proteins from a genomic interval of Vibrio casei:
- a CDS encoding DUF58 domain-containing protein, with amino-acid sequence MEQKLPPFATGVQLCLKELLHYKSHTVHWQPPSKSIWSQLNGSHQSHQKGRGMNFSEVRQYQAGDDIRSIDWRVTARTGKAHTKLFIEEREQPVILYLDLSRSMRFGSQLLFKSVQCAHLASLLSWLTVEQKDRIGALIDMGDRLIELKPTARQQGALHISHQLVQLNNEAIQQLQEQNTSKTHIELPFNHALQTLHRMCPKGSDIIFISDFQRLTEKSKPLLNQLRQHNRMQFVHIFDPLEMGNTHFRGSEYVTNGQQTRWLNFGLKNTRQQLENRYMMHLNQLNKICKNMAIPIRSLSCAELLLTQLGAHSSPSISPSGDLS; translated from the coding sequence ATGGAGCAAAAGTTACCCCCTTTTGCGACAGGTGTTCAGCTATGTTTAAAAGAGCTATTGCATTACAAAAGCCATACTGTGCATTGGCAGCCACCAAGCAAAAGTATTTGGTCACAGCTTAACGGTAGCCATCAAAGCCATCAAAAGGGTCGGGGCATGAATTTCTCGGAAGTGCGTCAATACCAAGCGGGTGATGATATTCGCTCAATTGATTGGCGTGTGACCGCTCGCACAGGCAAAGCTCACACCAAACTCTTTATCGAAGAACGTGAGCAACCGGTTATTTTGTATTTAGATTTAAGTCGTAGCATGCGTTTTGGTTCGCAATTACTATTTAAATCGGTTCAATGTGCCCATTTAGCCAGCCTATTAAGTTGGCTCACGGTGGAACAAAAAGATCGTATTGGCGCTTTAATTGATATGGGTGACCGTTTGATCGAATTGAAGCCGACCGCTCGCCAGCAAGGTGCTTTGCATATTAGTCACCAGTTAGTGCAATTGAATAATGAAGCCATTCAACAACTTCAAGAACAAAATACGTCGAAAACGCACATCGAACTCCCCTTTAACCATGCACTGCAAACGTTACATCGCATGTGTCCAAAGGGCAGCGATATTATTTTTATTAGTGATTTTCAACGTTTAACTGAAAAGTCAAAACCATTATTGAACCAACTTCGCCAGCACAACCGTATGCAATTCGTGCATATTTTTGATCCTTTAGAAATGGGAAATACTCATTTTAGAGGCAGCGAATACGTCACTAATGGTCAGCAAACACGATGGCTCAATTTTGGTTTGAAAAACACCCGTCAACAACTTGAAAATCGTTACATGATGCATTTGAATCAATTAAATAAGATCTGCAAAAATATGGCGATTCCAATACGTTCACTCTCATGTGCAGAACTGTTATTAACACAGCTTGGTGCACATTCATCACCTTCAATCTCGCCTTCAGGAGATTTATCATGA
- a CDS encoding DUF4381 domain-containing protein: protein MSTPSLASVSHAQTALPAAQAASQAATQPAIQTPLPLAPLHLPAEPGLWPVAWGWWAILALIILSIFIAVFIYKRHKKRSLAKKTVLRLLKQSTHQQTNNKKVATVNDLLRQVCLSYYPRPMLASLHGERWYAFLDNQHPSKKDNFQANQDDWQHALYQKDPISDDLANRLYRQVEEWITQTLPPSKKQLKAANANFHAASSNLHGDSVSSARIIKSSPNSLIEKEKEMTTSKIKEPKDNV from the coding sequence ATGAGCACACCTTCTTTGGCTTCGGTCTCTCACGCTCAAACAGCATTACCGGCAGCGCAAGCGGCTTCTCAAGCCGCAACACAACCGGCTATACAAACACCGTTACCACTTGCACCACTGCACTTACCTGCCGAGCCGGGATTATGGCCCGTGGCATGGGGCTGGTGGGCAATACTGGCATTGATCATATTAAGTATTTTTATTGCGGTATTTATCTATAAGCGCCATAAGAAACGCTCTCTTGCGAAAAAAACCGTTTTACGATTGTTAAAGCAAAGTACTCATCAACAAACCAATAATAAGAAAGTCGCCACTGTCAATGATCTGCTGCGTCAGGTTTGTTTGTCTTACTACCCTCGCCCAATGCTCGCCAGTTTGCATGGCGAACGTTGGTATGCCTTCTTGGATAATCAACACCCTTCCAAAAAAGACAACTTTCAAGCCAATCAAGATGATTGGCAACACGCACTTTATCAAAAAGACCCAATCAGTGATGACTTAGCCAACCGACTTTATCGACAAGTCGAAGAGTGGATTACACAGACCCTTCCACCAAGTAAAAAACAACTAAAAGCGGCAAATGCCAATTTTCACGCTGCTAGCTCAAATTTACATGGTGATTCTGTCTCTTCTGCCCGGATCATAAAATCATCACCTAATTCTTTGATTGAAAAGGAAAAGGAAATGACAACATCTAAAATCAAGGAACCTAAAGACAATGTTTGA